A region from the Sandaracinus amylolyticus genome encodes:
- a CDS encoding MOSC domain-containing protein: MKLSGISRFPIKSCRGSDVERAHVERRGITDDRRWMIVDADGRFVTQREDARLALIDVTLEDDRLRLGAPGASAIEIPSRLDAGARVSVTVWRSTVDAIAHADASAWLSEHLGRTVRVVYMPDDVRRGINEKYAQQGDVVSFADGYPLLLATRESLADLEARAGTSLEMRRFRPNVVIEGAPAWAEDGWSRLRIGRIVFRAPKPCDRCVITTIDPSTAIAGKEPLRTLAKFRRTTDGKVLFGVNLIPELDDHESVEISIGDEVEILA, from the coding sequence GTGAAGCTCTCCGGGATCAGCCGCTTCCCCATCAAGTCGTGCCGCGGCAGCGACGTCGAGCGCGCGCACGTCGAGCGCCGCGGCATCACGGACGATCGACGGTGGATGATCGTCGACGCCGACGGTCGCTTCGTCACGCAGCGCGAGGACGCGCGGCTCGCGCTGATCGACGTGACGCTCGAGGACGATCGACTGCGGCTCGGCGCGCCCGGCGCGAGCGCGATCGAGATCCCGTCGCGCCTCGATGCCGGCGCGCGCGTGTCGGTCACGGTGTGGCGCAGCACGGTCGACGCGATCGCGCATGCCGACGCGAGCGCGTGGCTCTCCGAGCACCTCGGGCGCACCGTGCGCGTCGTGTACATGCCCGACGACGTGCGCCGGGGCATCAACGAGAAGTACGCGCAGCAGGGCGACGTCGTGTCGTTCGCCGACGGCTATCCGCTGCTGCTCGCGACGCGCGAGTCGCTCGCGGATCTCGAGGCGCGCGCGGGCACGTCGCTGGAGATGCGTCGCTTCCGACCGAACGTGGTGATCGAGGGCGCGCCGGCGTGGGCCGAGGACGGCTGGTCGCGCCTGCGCATCGGTCGCATCGTGTTCCGCGCGCCGAAGCCATGCGATCGGTGCGTGATCACGACGATCGATCCGAGCACCGCGATCGCCGGCAAGGAGCCGCTGCGCACGCTCGCGAAGTTCCGTCGCACCACGGACGGCAAGGTGCTCTTCGGGGTGAACCTGATCCCCGAGCTCGACGATCACGAGTCGGTCGAGATCTCGATCGGCGACGAGGTCGAGATCCTCGCCTGA
- a CDS encoding thrombospondin type 3 repeat-containing protein, translated as MTSHVSPRTLLRVSLRTTFFARTLRSIAVLAALVMLAATTSGCPRRRNPWLFDAGPEGDGGGDDSDRDGLCDEHERSRGLRIDDPDTDADGYSDLTEVSLGHNPLSRTSPNADRVIFLRETATGTARATVSIAVEGSGETFSGSFTPAAQVVPDDVDADAYFAGAGPVGAEPMANVFELDEATQSFIGVRGRTLLIYEVRFQFSGEARECMRAYPFQYTVKRDDGVVVATERLTLVVVPGSGRLEDEVWCPVSPCL; from the coding sequence TTGACCTCGCACGTGAGCCCGCGCACGCTCCTGCGCGTGAGCCTCCGGACGACGTTCTTCGCCCGCACGCTCCGCTCCATCGCGGTGCTCGCCGCGTTGGTGATGCTCGCCGCGACGACCTCGGGGTGTCCGCGACGCCGCAACCCGTGGCTCTTCGATGCGGGACCGGAGGGCGACGGCGGCGGCGACGACAGTGATCGCGACGGGCTCTGCGACGAGCACGAGCGCTCGCGCGGGCTGCGCATCGACGACCCCGACACCGACGCCGACGGTTACTCCGACCTCACCGAGGTCTCGCTCGGGCACAACCCGCTCTCGCGCACGTCGCCCAACGCCGATCGCGTGATCTTCCTGCGCGAGACCGCGACGGGCACCGCGCGCGCGACGGTCTCGATCGCGGTCGAGGGCTCGGGCGAGACGTTCAGCGGATCGTTCACGCCCGCCGCGCAGGTGGTGCCCGACGACGTCGACGCCGACGCGTACTTCGCGGGCGCGGGCCCGGTCGGCGCGGAGCCGATGGCGAACGTGTTCGAGCTCGACGAGGCCACGCAGTCGTTCATCGGCGTGCGCGGTCGGACGCTCCTGATCTACGAAGTGCGCTTCCAGTTCTCGGGCGAGGCGCGCGAGTGCATGCGGGCCTATCCGTTCCAGTACACCGTGAAGCGCGACGACGGAGTGGTGGTCGCGACCGAGCGCCTCACGCTCGTCGTGGTGCCGGGCAGCGGACGGCTCGAAGACGAAGTCTGGTGCCCCGTCTCGCCCTGCCTCTGA
- a CDS encoding MaoC/PaaZ C-terminal domain-containing protein: MPKPLNPAAIGAESEALQFTYRWQDAALYALGIGATQTDLGFLYEHSEPAMRVFPTYAVIPTFEACKALFDVVGGDFSGVVHGGQTIRLHKPFPAAGTLTTVGRVANVGDLKRMAQVIFATKTTDETGALVCETEWTIMYLLDGGYGGEPPPKSVRIRAPEREPDWVVEEKTSPEQALLYRLSGDHNPLHADPKAAEKAAKVTEGKPILHGLCTYGFIGRAILANECGNDPSRLRAFSGRFSKPVWPGDTIITRGWREDGRVLVVAGTKEHPEEPVFTNAFAEIV; the protein is encoded by the coding sequence ATGCCCAAGCCTTTGAATCCCGCTGCGATCGGGGCCGAGAGCGAAGCGCTCCAGTTCACGTACCGCTGGCAGGACGCCGCGCTCTACGCGCTCGGCATCGGTGCGACGCAGACGGACCTCGGGTTCCTCTACGAGCACAGCGAGCCCGCGATGCGCGTCTTCCCGACGTACGCGGTGATCCCGACGTTCGAGGCGTGCAAGGCGCTCTTCGACGTCGTCGGTGGTGATTTCTCGGGCGTGGTGCACGGCGGACAGACGATTCGTCTACACAAGCCCTTCCCGGCAGCCGGAACGCTCACCACGGTCGGTCGCGTCGCGAACGTCGGCGACCTCAAGCGCATGGCGCAGGTGATCTTCGCGACGAAGACGACCGACGAGACCGGCGCGCTCGTGTGCGAGACCGAGTGGACGATCATGTACCTGCTCGACGGCGGGTATGGCGGTGAGCCGCCGCCGAAGAGCGTCCGCATCCGCGCGCCGGAGCGCGAGCCCGACTGGGTCGTCGAGGAGAAGACCTCGCCGGAGCAGGCGCTGCTCTATCGCCTGAGCGGTGATCACAACCCGCTGCACGCGGATCCGAAGGCCGCGGAGAAGGCCGCGAAGGTCACCGAGGGCAAGCCGATCCTCCACGGCCTCTGCACGTACGGCTTCATCGGTCGCGCGATCCTCGCGAACGAGTGCGGAAACGATCCGTCGCGCCTGCGCGCGTTCAGCGGTCGCTTCAGCAAGCCGGTCTGGCCCGGCGACACGATCATCACGCGCGGATGGCGCGAGGACGGTCGCGTGCTCGTCGTCGCGGGCACGAAGGAGCACCCCGAGGAGCCGGTGTTCACCAACGCGTTCGCAGAGATCGTCTGA
- a CDS encoding thiolase family protein, translated as MKKLSKEIWIVAAKRTPFGTLSGALKDVSAIDLAVHASKAAIAQAGIQATDVDQVILGNVQQTSPDAIYGARHVGLKSGVPIEVPALTVNRLCGSGFQAVVSAAEQILLGDAKCVLAAGSENMSQAPHAMWGLRDGGVKFGKPPAVVDTLWAALTDSYCNTPMAVTAENLAVKYGITREQADAFGLRSQQKWAAAQESGAFADEIAPVELPSRKGTVKVDRDEHARPQTTMEILAKLPPVFKKDGVVTAGNASGICDGAAALLVVDAEWAKSRGLTPLAKLVQWGVAGVDPTIMGIGPAPAIRNALDRAGLTLDQIDLFDVNEAFAPQFLAVQKELGLPEEKSNVNGGAIALGHPLGASGARITANLIYTLRRQNKKYGVGSACIGGGQGIAVVLERA; from the coding sequence ATGAAGAAGCTCAGCAAGGAAATCTGGATCGTCGCGGCGAAGCGCACTCCGTTCGGGACGCTCAGCGGCGCGCTGAAGGACGTGTCGGCGATCGACCTCGCGGTGCACGCGAGCAAGGCCGCGATCGCGCAGGCGGGCATCCAGGCGACCGACGTCGACCAGGTGATCCTCGGCAACGTGCAGCAGACGAGCCCCGACGCGATCTACGGCGCGCGCCACGTGGGCCTGAAGAGCGGCGTGCCGATCGAGGTGCCGGCGCTCACCGTGAACCGCCTCTGCGGCTCGGGGTTCCAGGCCGTCGTCAGCGCGGCGGAGCAGATCCTCCTCGGCGACGCGAAGTGCGTGCTCGCGGCGGGCAGCGAGAACATGAGCCAGGCGCCGCACGCGATGTGGGGCCTGCGCGACGGTGGCGTGAAGTTCGGCAAGCCGCCGGCCGTGGTCGACACGCTGTGGGCCGCGCTGACCGACTCGTACTGCAACACGCCGATGGCGGTCACCGCGGAGAACCTCGCGGTGAAGTACGGCATCACGCGCGAGCAGGCGGACGCGTTCGGCCTGCGCTCGCAGCAGAAGTGGGCCGCGGCGCAGGAGTCGGGCGCGTTCGCGGACGAGATCGCGCCGGTCGAGCTCCCGTCGCGCAAGGGCACGGTGAAGGTCGATCGCGACGAGCACGCGCGCCCGCAGACGACGATGGAGATCCTCGCGAAGCTGCCGCCGGTCTTCAAGAAGGACGGCGTCGTCACCGCGGGCAACGCGAGCGGCATCTGCGACGGCGCCGCGGCGCTGCTCGTGGTCGACGCGGAGTGGGCGAAGTCGCGCGGCCTCACGCCGCTCGCGAAGCTCGTGCAGTGGGGCGTCGCGGGCGTGGACCCGACGATCATGGGCATCGGCCCGGCGCCGGCGATCCGGAACGCGCTCGACCGCGCGGGCCTCACGCTCGACCAGATCGATCTCTTCGACGTGAACGAGGCGTTCGCGCCGCAGTTCCTCGCGGTGCAGAAGGAGCTCGGCCTCCCCGAGGAGAAGTCGAACGTGAACGGCGGCGCGATCGCGCTCGGCCATCCGCTCGGCGCGAGCGGCGCGCGCATCACCGCGAACCTGATCTACACGCTGCGCCGTCAGAACAAGAAGTACGGCGTGGGCTCGGCGTGCATCGGCGGCGGCCAGGGCATCGCCGTGGTGCTCGAGCGCGCGTGA